The Pseudanabaena yagii GIHE-NHR1 genome segment TGAGCGCCAGTTACTCATTTCGGCAACTTTGTTAATGCTATTAGTGATTCTCTTGGCGATGGCGATGGCTTCGGTATTTGTGAAGCCGATTAATCAATTAATTGAGAGTGCGCGTAAAGTTGCCTCTGGTCAATTAGATGCGATCGCTACTTTAGAAACCCAAGATGAATTTGGCGAATTGGCGCAGTCCTTTAATGCAATGGTGCTGAGTCTGCGTGATCAAACCAATTTAGTCGAGGAGAAAAATCGTGAGAACGAGCAGTTATTGCTGAGTATTTTCCCTGCGGCGATCGCTAAACGTCTCAAGCAAGGTGAAAAGAATATTGCTGAAAGTGTTTCTAATGTGACGGTACTGTTTTCTGATTTAACAGGCTTTTCTAAATTATCGGATTCCCTCACGGCTTACGAAATAGTTAGCATCCTCAATGATATTGTCTCCATTTTTGATGAAACTGCTGAGCGCTATGGCATGGAAAAAATCAAAACCATTGGTGATAGCTATATGGCAGTCTGTGGTTTGTCAGTTCCCTATCTCGACCATGATAAAAGAGCGATCGACTTTGGTTTAGAAATGCAGGCGATTGTGCGGCGGTTCAGTCAAGAGCGCAACTTCCAATTAAATATCAGTTTAGGGATCCATTCAGGGGATATCGTAGCGGGAATTGTTGGACGCAATAAATTTATTTACGATGTCTGGGGTGACACGATTAATATTGCCAGTGCCTTAAAATCATCCTGTCCTGAAGGTGCAATCTTAGTTTCCAATGAAATCTACAATCGTTTGAGCGATCTCTATGAGTTTGTTCCCATCGCTGCCAAAGTCGAAAATGGCAAGAGTATTTTGAAAGCATGGCAACTTAAACCCAAATAGAGAGATAGAAGTCAAGCTTCTCAATCTCTATTGTTTGACACTTTGTGAAATTGCCCTATGCTTCAAACTAGTTCCAATCATTTATTTATTTGGGCGATCGCCTTAATCGTCGGACTGGCTCTATCCGTGATAATCCTTGGTGAAGTGATCTATCGCCTCCAACATCGCCGCCGCCCCCTTGCCGCCACATTGCAAGTAGTGCGGAATTTAGTTTTGCCGATGTTTGCCTTCATGTTGTTTGTGCAGTATGTGCTACAACGTCCTGCCAGTGATGACATCGTCAAGAGCGTGCAAACTCTCTTTTGGATTTGTGTACTCCATGCGGCGCTCTCGTTACTGAATGCTGTCATTTTTGAGCAAGCCAAAGCCGACACTTGGCGGGCGCGAGTTCCCAAATTATTAATCGATTTATTTCGCCTATTTTTAGTACTGCTCGGTACAGCGATCGTCCTTGCTACAGTGTGGAATGCGGACTTAGCGGGATTAGTGACGGCTCTGGGCGTGAGTTCGATTGTCATTGGTTTAGCGCTTCAGGATACTCTCGGTAGCGTCATGTCAGGGATTGCCCTCTTGTTTGAGCGACCTTTTTCCGTAGGTGATTGGCTAAAGGTTGGTGAAATTCAAGGCCAGGTTATTGATATCAATTGGCGAGCCGTGCGCTTGATTACCTTCGAGCGCGAGATGGTGATTATTCCTCACAAGTTGATGGGCAATGAAATCATTCGTAATTACAGCCGTCCGCTAGCTCTCCATGCTGAACGCATTCGTGTGGGCTTCTCTTACAAAGATCCTCCTAATCTGGCTAAGCATGTTCTCCACAATACGGCGCTAGAAACTCAAGGCATTCTCAAAAATCCCGATCCCCAGATTTTTACGGTTTCTTATGATGATTCGGCAATTACCTATGAGGTGAAATTTTTTATTGCGGATTATGGCGAATTAGAGGAAATACGCGATCGCTTTATGAGTCGTCTCTGGTACGCTGCTCAACGCAATAGCTTGACGATTCCCTTCCCCATCAGGACTCTCTATCATTTTCATGGTCCCACCTCTGAGGCAAAAGGAACCTCGAAAAAGTTTACCGAAAGTCTGCAATCTCTCCCCGCCTTTGTGCCATTGGATAAGTCTACGCACCCCAATACATCGACTTCAGGAATTGCCTTGCAGCATTTCGGCGCGGGAGAAACGGTGATTAAGCAAGGTGCTGAAAACAACTCTCTCTACATCGTGGTTGCAGGCAGTGCGATGATGATGGTGCGGGATACCACTGGCAATAGTCACGAAATGCTGATGGTCAAAAATGGTGAGTTCTTTGGTGAGATGACGCTATTTTCGGGCGAGACAAGTCCGATTTCGGTAACTGCGGTTGAGGATTTGGAAGTGATGATGATTTCGGCGGAAGCAGTCAATCAAATGATCGATCGCCAGCCCAACTTTGCCCGTGAAATCAGCCAAATCCTAGAAACCCGTCGCCGTGTGGTAAATACAATTCAGAATATTTAACAGAAGTGAACTACCAAACTCTTGGCTTAATGGTTGAGATGTTTGCAATAATCACACTGATTGCCTATTCACCAAAATCAATCAGTGATCGCTTATCAGCACATCATCAACAGTGCGATCGCTTTAAAGGATGTGGAATCCTGCTTGGGCAAAATGTTGCTCGAAGGTGAGAACTTCATTGCTGATTATGTTACGCTCAAAATTAATTGCGAATAAAACTTTGAGGAAAAGCTGATGACACAGGCTTACTTAGAGACACAGGATATTAACGAAACCGAAAATAATTCCCTTGATTCACTTACTAATCTCTATGAAAGTGATTTTAATCTCTGGGTTGAGGCAACAGCTCAGCTATTGCGTGAGGGCAGATTAGCAGATCTAGATGTGGTGAATTTACTCGAAGAAGTGCAATCGATGGGAAATAGTGACAAACATGCTTTGAGTAGTGATTTAGTTGTGGTTTTACTACATTTGCTGAAATGGCAATATCAGCCGAATAAACGCACAAGAAGTTGGGAAAAAAGTATCGCTGAGCATCGTCGTCGCATAGATGAACGCTTTGAAGCTAGTCCTAGTTTGAAAAGATATTATTTGCAAATATTTGATAAATGCTATCGAAATGCAAGGAAACAAGCCAAAATTGAAACGAGACTGCCTTTAGCGCATTTTCCTGAGATTTGTCCCTTTACTTCTGAGCAAGTGCTTGATGAAGATTTTTTGCCTGAATAGGCGATCGCCTATCAGCATATCTACATTGCGATCGCAGGTAAAATAAAAAAGTAGTTGCTCTAAATTTATGGCTATGTCGTTAACTGAGTTATTACCTGCGCTTCAAATGTTAACGCCCTACGATAAGGTGAAGGCTATTCAGTTTTTGGCGACTGAATTATCAAAGGAAGAAACTTTTCCTGATGATGATTTAGAATCGCAATCTTGGTTAGAAGCTGAGTTTGTAAACAATTTATCTGAATATGATTGGGGTGAAAGAGGAATTCCAAATGTCAAACCTGTGGAGTATTTATCTGGCATCGGTTTAGTTGTGAAAGAAGGATAGCATTTTATGGCTAATCAATCTCTCAAATTTTAGGATTAAAGTAATGCTGATCGCCTATCACCACATCTACAGTTTGATCGCTCTAAAGGATCTGGAATCCTGCTTGGGCAAAATGTTGATCGAAGGTGAGAACTTTTTGAATTTGACGATCTTTCATGACGATAAATGAGATGCAATCTACTAAGCCCCATTCTTTGTCTGGACGGGTTTTGTATAGCTCAAAGGCACGGTCAAAGATTTCTGATGTGAGGCGGATAACTTCTACATCTTCTGAATTGAGAAATTGTTCGATTACTTCTATTGCTTCGGTTTTGTATCTACGCGCTAGGGAGTTGGCGATTTCGAGAAGGACTGCATCGGTGATAGCTAGGGTCTGATCGATGTAGCGATCGCTTAAATCTAGGGCTTGTGTGTGATATTGATCGCGTTCGTTGATGAGGGCAATGATGAATGAAGTGTCAATGAATATTGTCAAGGTTCTTCTCTCCATTCATGTACTGGTCAATATTAGCGGCAAAGTCAACTGGTGCTTGAATTTTGATGCGTTTGAGTTTGTTTAAGATGCCTGTTTTAGGTTTGGTTGCGGATTTGGCGTTTGCAAGTTGCTTAACGAATTGGTATAGCTCATCAAGGTTGTCTTCTTCGATTTTGTTGATTTCAGCGTAGATTAGTTCTTTAAGAGTCATGGTGATTTGCCCTCAACTGAATTACTTGCTTAAGGTCTTCTCCATACAAGTACTGGTCTAGATTTTCCGACCAGTCTGGTTGACCTTGCAATTTTAAAGATTTAGCAGTTTGTAAGAATGATTTTTGGGTAGGCTTGTTATCAGGTAATAAGCTTTCAACAATAATTCTTACTCTCGTACCTGATTTGATGTTTAAGGGGACTTCAGGGACAAGGGCTTCACCATCGAACAGAGCATCTAAGGTTTGAATCATGGCTTTTTGCTTATGCTGCTTTGTTATCATTATATCGCTCGATCGCCTATCAGCATATCTACAATGCGATCGCTACCTCTACTCTTTCCACAATTTAGTTTTTATCCAATTAAACCATCCTCTTATCCCTTGAGAATCACGATTGATTTCTGCAATCTTTTGATTGGCATAATCGACCATTGGCTGACAATTAATCTCTTGTGCTAATTTTGCTGCAAGAGTAAGAGAAGATATCGCTTTATCTTTTTGTCCTAGTTTGAGTTGAATTTTGGAAGTAAAATAATTTAAATTTCGAGCTTGGCTGTATTTAGTTCCAATTTCAATATACAGATTTAAAGCAGCTTGGCTACTTGCCAAACCAATTACAGGATCTTCTTCTAAAACTGCGATCGCTTGTAAAGTGTTCGCCTCACCCAAACGAGCGCCAATCTCGCGGTAAATTGCCATCGCCGCTTCATACCTCTCTAACGCTTCGGTGCTTCGTTTGAGAAATTGCAAAACATTGCCGATCGCTTGTAAAGCGTTCGCCTCACCCACTCGCTCACCAATCTCGCGGTAAATTGCCATCGCCGCTTCATACCTCTCTAACGCTTCGGTGCTTCGTTTGAGAAATTGCAAAACATTGCCGATCGCTTGTAAAGCGTTCGCCTCACCCACTCGCTCACCAATCTCGCGGTAAATTGCCATCGCCGCTTCATACCTCTCTAACGCTTCCGTGCGACGGGAGAGAAATTGCAAAACATTGCCGATCGCTTTTAATGTGTTCGCCTCTCCCAAACGAGCGCCAATCTCGCGGTAAATTGCCATCGCCGCTTCATACCTCTCTAACGCTTCGGTGCTTCGTTTGAGAAATTGCAAAACATCGCCGATCGCTTTTAATGTGTTCGCCTCTCCCAAACGAGCGCCAATCTCGCGGTAAATTGCCATCGCCGCTTCATACCTCTCTAACGCTTCCGTGCGACGGGAGAGAAATTGCAAAACATCGCCGATCGCTT includes the following:
- a CDS encoding type II toxin-antitoxin system VapC family toxin; the protein is MTIFIDTSFIIALINERDQYHTQALDLSDRYIDQTLAITDAVLLEIANSLARRYKTEAIEVIEQFLNSEDVEVIRLTSEIFDRAFELYKTRPDKEWGLVDCISFIVMKDRQIQKVLTFDQHFAQAGFQIL
- a CDS encoding DUF29 domain-containing protein is translated as MTQAYLETQDINETENNSLDSLTNLYESDFNLWVEATAQLLREGRLADLDVVNLLEEVQSMGNSDKHALSSDLVVVLLHLLKWQYQPNKRTRSWEKSIAEHRRRIDERFEASPSLKRYYLQIFDKCYRNARKQAKIETRLPLAHFPEICPFTSEQVLDEDFLPE
- a CDS encoding tetratricopeptide repeat protein, with the translated sequence MNSDLLQKLMVAQTDEERSWIVTENLLESLPEDVASALWAVAIPHWFDAAILAALCPELVDRADEIYRQLQDLSCVEVFPERGHNVHELTRNQLLDRLWQDNPEQFRELSRKAASYFGQGNKPEIQIERIYHLVIAEPANGRSELFNLAQLWSNSYRKAEVESLILNLQQHITANRVTVAVKATIIFWDGKIKFRFYQAKEALERYEAALTFYREIGERVGEANALQEIGDVLQFLSRRTEALERYEAALAFYREIGARLGEANTLKAIGDVLQFLSRRTEALERYEAAMAIYREIGARLGEANTLKAIGDVLQFLKRSTEALERYEAAMAIYREIGARLGEANTLKAIGNVLQFLSRRTEALERYEAAMAIYREIGERVGEANALQAIGNVLQFLKRSTEALERYEAAMAIYREIGERVGEANALQAIGNVLQFLKRSTEALERYEAAMAIYREIGARLGEANTLQAIAVLEEDPVIGLASSQAALNLYIEIGTKYSQARNLNYFTSKIQLKLGQKDKAISSLTLAAKLAQEINCQPMVDYANQKIAEINRDSQGIRGWFNWIKTKLWKE
- a CDS encoding mechanosensitive ion channel domain-containing protein; the encoded protein is MLQTSSNHLFIWAIALIVGLALSVIILGEVIYRLQHRRRPLAATLQVVRNLVLPMFAFMLFVQYVLQRPASDDIVKSVQTLFWICVLHAALSLLNAVIFEQAKADTWRARVPKLLIDLFRLFLVLLGTAIVLATVWNADLAGLVTALGVSSIVIGLALQDTLGSVMSGIALLFERPFSVGDWLKVGEIQGQVIDINWRAVRLITFEREMVIIPHKLMGNEIIRNYSRPLALHAERIRVGFSYKDPPNLAKHVLHNTALETQGILKNPDPQIFTVSYDDSAITYEVKFFIADYGELEEIRDRFMSRLWYAAQRNSLTIPFPIRTLYHFHGPTSEAKGTSKKFTESLQSLPAFVPLDKSTHPNTSTSGIALQHFGAGETVIKQGAENNSLYIVVAGSAMMMVRDTTGNSHEMLMVKNGEFFGEMTLFSGETSPISVTAVEDLEVMMISAEAVNQMIDRQPNFAREISQILETRRRVVNTIQNI